Proteins encoded by one window of Aspergillus chevalieri M1 DNA, chromosome 6, nearly complete sequence:
- a CDS encoding uncharacterized protein (InterPro:IPR023213) yields MTFAVNFRNHLTTLPDHSLGNTVFQSRVYFQIPVYELPDLDLLGNLIHLHPLQGSGIDTRSLLEIANQAFQSGAGILAYDDASLRSWMAFITMQPDYESMNLRYGDTIASSWRDLKINSLDWARLTTLSSTSVLPTGRAPYCQRQSQTIQRQPRRRRGMSAFLSRCNI; encoded by the coding sequence ATGACCTTCGCGGTCAACTTTCGCAACCACCTCACGACACTTCCGGACCATTCTCTAGGCAACACGGTCTTCCAATCCCGAGTGTACTTCCAAATACCCGTCTATGAGCTCCCAGATCTCGACTTACTGGGGAACTTGATCCACTTGCACCCGTTACAAGGGTCCGGAATAGACACCAGAAGTTTGTTAGAGATCGCAAACCAAGCCTTCCAATCCGGTGCTGGGATTCTGGCCTACGACGACGCATCTCTGCGCAGCTGGATGGCCTTTATTACTATGCAGCCGGACTATGAGTCCATGAACTTGCGCTACGGAGATACCATCGCCTCTAGCTGGCGTGATTTGAAGATCAACTCGCTGGACTGGGCCAGGTTGACAACTTTGAGCTCAACATCGGTGTTGCCGACGGGGCGTGCACCCTATTGCCAGAGACAAAGCCAGACCATTCAGCGACAGCCCCGAAGGCGCCGTGGGATGTCCGCATTTCTCTCAAGATGCAACATTTGA
- a CDS encoding carboxymuconolactone decarboxylase family protein (COG:S;~EggNog:ENOG410PX61;~InterPro:IPR029032,IPR003779;~PFAM:PF02627;~go_function: GO:0051920 - peroxiredoxin activity [Evidence IEA];~go_process: GO:0055114 - oxidation-reduction process [Evidence IEA]), with product MRLPYAPLTPSNPEDEEIYNRIAARRRPRPLIPLDLTLLHAPSLANGYNSFVGAIRSSTVLDQGLLELAISRVAILTNAVYEWNAHAPLALKGGIKPDELKAVRTVPSTIDSEEAVKALDESALSPLQRAIVRYTDQLTVTVRVEDAVFGALREEGLSDREVVELTTGVAGYNCVSRILVSLDVGENNDKEMKSVDDLVASL from the coding sequence ATGCGCCTCCCATACGCCCCCCTCACGCCCTCCAACCCCGAAGATGAGGAAATCTACAACCGCATCGCTGCCCGCCGCCGTCCCCGCCCCCTCATTCCCCTCGACTTGACCCTCCTTCACGCTCCTTCGCTTGCAAACGGATACAACAGTTTTGTCGGTGCTATTCGCTCGTCCACCGTGCTGGACCAAGGTCTCCTCGAGCTTGCAATTTCTCGCGTCGCGATTCTCACGAACGCTGTCTACGAATGGAATGCGCATGCCCCGCTCGCCTTGAAGGGTGGGATTAAGCCGGATGAGTTGAAGGCTGTGCGGACGGTGCCGTCTACGATCGACTCAGAGGAGGCTGTGAAGGCATTGGATGAGAGTGCGTTGTCGCCATTGCAGAGGGCGATCGTCAGGTATACGGATCAATTGACGGTGACGGTGCGGGTGGAGGATGCGGTGTTTGGGGCATTGAGAGAGGAAGGTCTTTCAGACCGGGAGGTTGTTGAGTTGACGACTGGTGTCGCTGGGTATAACTGTGTCAGTCGAATCTTGGTATCGTTGGATGTGGGCGAGAACAATGACAAGGAGATGAAGAGTGTAGATGACTTGGTGGCATCTCTATAA
- a CDS encoding formyltetrahydrofolate deformylase (COG:G;~EggNog:ENOG410QDS0;~InterPro:IPR041729,IPR004810,IPR002912,IPR036477, IPR002376,IPR044074;~PFAM:PF01842,PF00551;~go_function: GO:0008864 - formyltetrahydrofolate deformylase activity [Evidence IEA];~go_function: GO:0016742 - hydroxymethyl-, formyl-and related transferase activity [Evidence IEA];~go_process: GO:0006189 - 'de novo' IMP biosynthetic process [Evidence IEA];~go_process: GO:0009058 - biosynthetic process [Evidence IEA]) yields MDNHILTLSCPDRPGIVHAVTGFLTQHDLNIVDSSQFGDPTSKRFFLRIHFAPASKDKERNSLDQLKQAFEPIAQEHNMDFQLWPVSQKPRVLIMVSKIGHCLNDLLFRQSTGQLSIDVPVIVSNHPDYAPLAATYNVPFVHLPVTPETKREQEERVLELVQEHKVDLVVLARYMQVLSPRLCEVMSGKIINIHHSFLPSFKGAKPYHQAFDRGVKIVGATAHFVTSDLDEGPIIEQDVVRVNHAMSPKELTHAGSTVESNVLARAVKNVTERRVLLNGHKTVVFN; encoded by the coding sequence ATGGACAACCATATTCTGACCCTATCGTGCCCTGACCGTCCCGGCATCGTGCACGCTGTGACCGGTTTTCTGACCCAGCATGACCTCAACATCGTCGACTCGTCGCAATTCGGCGATCCTACCTCAAAGCGATTTTTCCTGCGCATCCATTTCGCCCCTGCCTCCAAGGACAAAGAAAGGAACAGCCTGGACCAATTGAAGCAGGCCTTTGAGCCCATTGCCCAGGAGCACAACATGGACTTCCAGCTCTGGCCGGTCTCGCAGAAACCGCGCGTGCTCATCATGGTGTCCAAGATCGGCCACTGCCTCAACGATCTCCTCTTCCGGCAGTCAACGGGACAATTGAGCATCGACGTGCCCGTCATCGTCTCGAACCATCCCGACTACGCGCCGCTGGCGGCGACCTACAATGTGCCCTTCGTGCATCTGCCGGTTACTCCCGAGACGAAGCGCGAGCAGGAGGAGCGGGTGTTGGAACTGGTGCAGGAACACAAGGTGGACTTGGTCGTTCTGGCAAGATACATGCAGGTGCTTTCGCCGCGGTTGTGTGAGGTGATGTCTGGAAAGATCATCAACATTCACCACAGCTTCTTGCCGTCTTTCAAGGGCGCAAAGCCGTATCACCAGGCTTTTGACCGCGGCGTGAAGATTGTCGGAGCGACTGCGCACTTTGTGACCAGCGACCTGGATGAGGGGCCGATCATCGAGCAAGACGTGGTGCGGGTGAACCATGCGATGAGTCCGAAGGAGTTGACGCATGCGGGCAGTACGGTTGAGAGCAATGTGTTGGCGCGGGCTGTTAAGAATGTGACGGAAAGACGTGTATTGCTCAATGGGCATAAGACGGTTGTCTTCAATTAG